TCGGACAATCCGCCTCCCGGCCGGAACCGCCGTTCCACCCCGTTGGAAAGCAGCCAGCGCCCGTCTTTCCAGGCGGCGCTTTCCGCCGTGAGTACGCTGGAGACGAGGCTGTCGCGGAATTCGGTGACGAAAACCCCCGTGCCCTCCGCGTCGCGTCCGTCGAATACGCGGATATAGAACTGGCGCCCTCCCTCTCCCCTGAAAAACACTTCGTTCCGGATGTGCTGGCCTGCTCCGCCCTGCAGGTCGACGTGTTCCGACTGGATTTCGGCCCGTTTCATGCTCGTATGGGGCACGAGCCATTCACCGGCCCAGAACAGACACGCGCTTACGACCGCGCTGACGAGGAGCATGGGCCGCAGAAGCCGGTACACACTGAGCCCCGATGCCTTCATGGCGGTCAGCTCGCCCAGCCTGGTCAGTTGGCCGAAGGTATACAGGCTGGCGAGCAGCAGGCTGACGGGAATCGTGAGTACGAAGATATAGGGGGTGTAATAGACGTAGTAGAGCGCGATGTATACCGGGGCCACCTCGCGGTCGAGGAAACGATCCAGCTGCTCGATGAGATCGACGACGAAGAAGATGCTGACGAAGGCGACCAGGCTGACGGCGATGGCGGTGACGAACAGGCGGAGTACGTACCGGGTGATCAGGGACATGTAACGGCGTTCCTCCGGTGGTATCGAAGCGAATTGAAGCGTGTCCAGGGGCGACCAGGCTGTCCAGGCTGACCAGGCTGACTGTCAGATGCGGTCCCGGCCGGTAACCCAGACCAGGAAGGCGCCGGGAACGCCGATGACGATATTCGCCGCCCACATCGCCCAGACGGGATCGATCATGTCGCGGTCCGCCAGTTCTTCACCGCCGAGCAGACAGGCCCAGTACAGCAAGAAGAAGCACAGGCTGACGCCCACGCTGACGCCGATGCTTCCGCGGCGGATGCGAACCCCCAGCGGCGCGCCGATCAGCACGAAGACGAAACAGGCCGCTGAAATGGCGTACTTCTTGTGGATCTCCACGATGTAGCTGTTCTTCTGCCGCTGCCTCAGCGATACCGTCCGCTCCGCCCGGTCCCTCGCCGCCTCGAGGGAATCCGCCTTTGCCTCCGGGAGAACCGGGCCGGGTACCAGTTTTGCGGATGCTGCGTCGATCTCCTGTTGCCATTCATCGATTCTGGCGCGCATCATCTCGATGTTCAGCTCGCGGTCGCCCCGGATCCCCGCCTCCGATCGCTGGACGCCGGCCGGTTCGGTGCGGATCGTGAACCGCTGCCGCTCGAAGATCTCTTTGAAATAGCGCCCCGAAGATTCGTCCTGCTGAAGCAGTTCTCCGTCGTACAGCATGAGATCGAGCCGGCTGCCCGTCTCGTTGACGTGGAATTCACCGGACTCAGCCGTCATGAGGCGCGGGTAGCTCAGGTTCCCCGTCTCGTAGATGGTGATACCGGAGATTTCGTTGTTTCTCGGGTTGACCCGGTCGATCAGGATGCTGTATCCCGGAATGTCCTTCATGAATATGTTTGCGTTGAAGAGTAACGTGGGACGCGCACGGTGGATATCGTTCATGAGCGAACGCGCCCGGTAGTTGGCTTCGGGCAGTATGACGTCCATGAAGAACAGGTGGCCGCTCCCCAGTAGGATTCCCGCTGCCAGGACCGGCGAGACCATCTGGAAGAAACTGACGCCGCCTGCCTTGAGCGCGGTGACCTCGTTATCGGCCGAAAGCCGGCCGAAGGCCATGAGGCTGGCGACCAGCACGGACATGGGGATCGATACGGCGACGATCCAGGCCAGGTTGAGGAAAAAAACCTCGAGCACGATGAACAGGTCGAGGTTCTTGCCGATGATGAGGTCGGCGATCTGAAATATGATGTCCATCACGAGGATGAACGTGATGACCACGAAGGAGAAAAGAAAGGGACCGACGTGCGCCTTGAACACGTATCGGTAGAGGTGAACCGGGAGGGTCATGGGCCAATCGGGCGGATAACGGGCCGGGGGAGGGCATTCCGACGCGTCCGATGTCGGGTTCCGTCAACAATAGTTACGATGTTTTGAAAAGGTCCCTCGACTATTCGAATATAGCGTGCGATACCGGGGATAAGCAAGCGGTTTTATCCCGCGCGGCGGTCCCGGGACAGCGGGAAATTCGCTTGACTCGCTCTGTGTATCGCGCTATACTCATTTCACTAATTTTCATATAAGGAGCATCCCCAATGGCCAGTTTGAATAAAGTCATTCTGATCGGTAATCTCGGCGCGGATCCCGAGATGAGGTATACGCCTGCCGGCCGGGCCGTGGTCAACTTCCGCATGGCCACGACGCGCCAGTGGAACACGCAGGACGGAGAACGGCGGGAAGAAACGGAATGGCACCGTATCGTGGCCTTTTCGAAACTGGCGGAGATCTGCGGCCAGTATCTCAAGAAAGGCGCGCCGGTGTATGTCGAAGGACGGTTGCAGACCCGTTCCTGGGAGGATCAGAACGGGATGAAACGGTACATGACCGAGATCGTGGCGAACGAGATGCAAATGCTGAGTGCCCGCCAGCAGAATGAGCTTGCATCGGACGCGCCCGGAGGAACCAAAAGCACGGCGACGGAAGTGCCGCCTTCTTCGCCCGAGTCCGATTCCGACGACGATCTTCCGTTTTGACGCCATTCGCGGGATAGCCCGTTCGTCGCAACCGGTTGCTCCTTCCAACGTGGGCCTGTAGTGAGAACCCATGACCGTTAGACTTAGCGGCAACGGGCTTCCCCGAATATCGATCCTTATTGCCCGCCAGGAACCCGTCGAACCGCTGATCAGGTGGTTGAGCGGCGCAGGTTACCCCTTAACGGAACTGCAGTACACCGTTGTTGAAGACCTCCACGCTCGCATACCCGATTCGGACGTCCTGCTCATCCAGACGGACCGGCCCCGGACGGTCCTTCCCTTCGTGATGGACGAACTGCGGTCGCGCGGGTTCCGGCACGCCCCCGCGGTCATCGTCCTGACCGGCTGTGACGCCATCGGCGACCTCGACGTCACCCGGGGAATCGACGATTTCATCTGCGCGCCATACAACGTCCGCGAGTTCGATCTTCGCATCAAGAACGTCCTCTGGCGGCGCCACAGCGTGCAGATCCAGGACATGATCGTATGGGGCGACCTGCTGATCAACCTGGGCAACTACGAAGTCACGATCCGGGGCAAGGCGATCGACCTGACCCTCAAGGAGTACGAGTTGCTCAAGCACCTGGCCCGGCACAGGGGACGGGTGTTTACGCGGGACGAGTTGCTGACCGCCGTCTGGGGATACGATTATTTCAGCGGTACGAGGACGGTGGACGTGCACGTGAGACGGCTGCGCATGAAGATCGAACGCCACGGCGTGCATATCATCACGACCGTCCGGGGCGTCGGCTACAAGTTCGGAGATTGAGATGCGCAGGACTTCCCTGATCCTGTTCACCCTGGTGTGCGTGATCATCGGATGCGCGTACTACAATACCTTCTACAACGCCAGGAAAGCGTTCAAGGAAGGGGAGCGTATACGTCTCAACCAGCAGACTCCCGATGGCGGCATACCGCCCCTGGCCCTTGCCTCCTACGAGCTTGCCGTCGAAAACGCGGGTCTCGTCCTTCGGGACCACTCCGGCAGTTCCTATGTAGACGACGCGCTGGTCCTGATCGGCGACGTCCGGTCGATACAGGGACAGCATCTGCAGGCTATCAAGCGATATGAGCAGGTGCTGAGGCTGTTCCCGGACGGCGAATTTACCGGCCACTGCGTTTTTTCCCTGGGCAACAGCCTCCTCAACGCGGGAGATTCCACCCGGGCCGATGAGCAGCTGGAACGCTTCGTCAGGGAGTTTCCCGACAGCGACCGGTTTCCGGACGCCCTGATGCTTCGGGGAAAGATCGCCCTGGGCGGCGCCCGCTACGGGGAAGCCGTCGCGCGGTTCCAGGAAGTGCTGGAAACGCGGCCCGGCGATGAACGGGAGGCGGAAGCCAGGTACCACATCGCACTTGCCAGGCTGGAGGAGCATCGGTTCTCCGAAGCTCGGGAACAACTCGCCCATGCCATCGACCAGGCACGTACTCGGAAGCTCAAGTTTCAGGCGGCTTTCATGCTGGGTGAAAGCTTGCGGCGCGAGGGGGATCTGCCGGCTGCGCTGCGGACATTCGAGTCGTTGCTGGATCAGCGCGCCTTCAGCGACTACCACCCCGAGGTGATGCTGGCGATCGCCGCGTGCCTGGCTGAAATGGACTTGCATGATTCGGCCGTCTCCACGTACGAGTCGCTCATCACCTATTTCGAGTCCGACCGGAGTCACGCGGAGGAAGTCTCCCGGGCCATGTTCGAACTGGGGGAACTATACCGGACCGCGGGAGATCTCGATCTGACAGAGCAGTGGTATGACGAGGCGCGGCGCACGAGTCCGCGTTCATTCTGGGTCGGGGATGAGGCCGACAGGAAGCATGGCGCCATACGCGAACTGCGGCGCCTGGACGGTAACCTCGGAAACCTGCTGGCCGCGATGGAAGCGATGAAATCCTCCGGCGATCCCGACTCGAATACCTCGTCGAACTACGCGCAACTGACGGAAGACGCGGTCGGCCTGCGATACCAGCTGGCGGAACTGTACCTGTTTCAGCTGGAGATGGCCGACTCGGCCCTGAGCCAGTACCGCGCCATAGAAGAAGCGTCGAATGATCCCTCCATGGCCGCCAAGGCCGCAT
This region of Gemmatimonadota bacterium genomic DNA includes:
- a CDS encoding YjgP/YjgQ family permease; amino-acid sequence: MSLITRYVLRLFVTAIAVSLVAFVSIFFVVDLIEQLDRFLDREVAPVYIALYYVYYTPYIFVLTIPVSLLLASLYTFGQLTRLGELTAMKASGLSVYRLLRPMLLVSAVVSACLFWAGEWLVPHTSMKRAEIQSEHVDLQGGAGQHIRNEVFFRGEGGRQFYIRVFDGRDAEGTGVFVTEFRDSLVSSVLTAESAAWKDGRWLLSNGVERRFRPGGGLSEYITFAEMEQDGWSETPEDFMRGQKRPEEMSYDELDQLIQNVRRGGGDVQGYLVDLNLKIAFPSAGLIIVLLGGALASHLRRGGVAVGFALSIGICFVYWGLLRFAQAFGHAGLLEPMAAAWGANALFCLVALILLVRAPK
- a CDS encoding YjgP/YjgQ family permease, translated to MTLPVHLYRYVFKAHVGPFLFSFVVITFILVMDIIFQIADLIIGKNLDLFIVLEVFFLNLAWIVAVSIPMSVLVASLMAFGRLSADNEVTALKAGGVSFFQMVSPVLAAGILLGSGHLFFMDVILPEANYRARSLMNDIHRARPTLLFNANIFMKDIPGYSILIDRVNPRNNEISGITIYETGNLSYPRLMTAESGEFHVNETGSRLDLMLYDGELLQQDESSGRYFKEIFERQRFTIRTEPAGVQRSEAGIRGDRELNIEMMRARIDEWQQEIDAASAKLVPGPVLPEAKADSLEAARDRAERTVSLRQRQKNSYIVEIHKKYAISAACFVFVLIGAPLGVRIRRGSIGVSVGVSLCFFLLYWACLLGGEELADRDMIDPVWAMWAANIVIGVPGAFLVWVTGRDRI
- a CDS encoding response regulator transcription factor; amino-acid sequence: MDELRSRGFRHAPAVIVLTGCDAIGDLDVTRGIDDFICAPYNVREFDLRIKNVLWRRHSVQIQDMIVWGDLLINLGNYEVTIRGKAIDLTLKEYELLKHLARHRGRVFTRDELLTAVWGYDYFSGTRTVDVHVRRLRMKIERHGVHIITTVRGVGYKFGD
- a CDS encoding single-stranded DNA-binding protein; protein product: MASLNKVILIGNLGADPEMRYTPAGRAVVNFRMATTRQWNTQDGERREETEWHRIVAFSKLAEICGQYLKKGAPVYVEGRLQTRSWEDQNGMKRYMTEIVANEMQMLSARQQNELASDAPGGTKSTATEVPPSSPESDSDDDLPF
- a CDS encoding tetratricopeptide repeat protein, with the translated sequence MRRTSLILFTLVCVIIGCAYYNTFYNARKAFKEGERIRLNQQTPDGGIPPLALASYELAVENAGLVLRDHSGSSYVDDALVLIGDVRSIQGQHLQAIKRYEQVLRLFPDGEFTGHCVFSLGNSLLNAGDSTRADEQLERFVREFPDSDRFPDALMLRGKIALGGARYGEAVARFQEVLETRPGDEREAEARYHIALARLEEHRFSEAREQLAHAIDQARTRKLKFQAAFMLGESLRREGDLPAALRTFESLLDQRAFSDYHPEVMLAIAACLAEMDLHDSAVSTYESLITYFESDRSHAEEVSRAMFELGELYRTAGDLDLTEQWYDEARRTSPRSFWVGDEADRKHGAIRELRRLDGNLGNLLAAMEAMKSSGDPDSNTSSNYAQLTEDAVGLRYQLAELYLFQLEMADSALSQYRAIEEASNDPSMAAKAAFARGWILDEMLNDTDNAGSVFDSIAVRYPGTAHAVEAAILRSKPIVGELPPDRLFAEAERLLFETDRPDSARGLYEMVLQRDPDGEYAPQALYALGWLAETHFDDPDTALDRYREIVERHPRSEQANSVRDKIRLMEELLPATNADPDLAPAPAPDPASAPAPDK